The following coding sequences lie in one Musa acuminata AAA Group cultivar baxijiao chromosome BXJ1-8, Cavendish_Baxijiao_AAA, whole genome shotgun sequence genomic window:
- the LOC135587334 gene encoding GDSL esterase/lipase At2g23540-like, translating to MGMDSALVVVVLCAMAAACEGDEAVGASFVFGDSLVDAGNNNYLPSLSKADLRPNGIDFAASGGQPTGRFTNGRTIADIIGELLGQKSYAQPFLAPNTTGSVILNGVNYASGGAGILNGTGRIFVNRLGMDVQIDYFNITRRQLDGLLGKAKAKQFLWKKAIFSITIGSNDFLNNYLLPFFSAGERLIDSPDGFVNDLITSMRSQLIRLYSLDARKIVVSNVGPVGCIPYQKTINRIKENECVSLPNLLAVRYNAQLRDLLAELNDNLPGARFVLANVYDLVMELVTNYRSYGFKTASYACCGNGGQYQGIIPCGPMSSMCEDRAGYVFWDPYHPSEAANLFLAKYIVDGDSKYVSPMNLRQLLRL from the exons ATGGGCATGGATTCGGCCTTGGTGGTTGTGGTGCTTTGCGCCATGGCAGCTGCTTGTGAGGGCGATGAGGCTGTGGGAGCTTCGTTTGTGTTCGGTGACTCTCTCGTCGACGCCGGCAACAACAACTACCTTCCTTCGCTGTCCAAGGCCGACTTGCGACCGAACGGCATCGACTTCGCGGCCTCCGGTGGACAGCCCACCGGAAGGTTCACCAACGGGAGGACCATTGCAGACATCATTG GAGAGTTACTTGGGCAGAAAAGTTATGCCCAACCATTTTTAGCACCCAATACAACAGGATCAGTCATACTAAATGGAGTGAACTATGCATCTGGAGGTGCAGGAATTCTGAATGGGACAGGAAGAATATTT GTTAATCGGCTTGGAATGGACGTCCAAATCGACTACTTCAACATCACTCGGCGACAATTGGATGGACTGCTGGGGAAGGCCAAAGCAAAGCAGTTCTTGTGGAAGAAGGCCATCTTCTCCATCACCATCGGATCCAATGACTTCCTCAACAACTAtcttctccccttcttctccgCGGGAGAACGACTCATCGACTCACCCGATGGCTTCGTCAACGACCTCATCACCAGCATGCGCAGCCAACTCATA CGGCTGTACTCGCTCGACGCGCGAAAGATCGTGGTGTCCAACGTAGGACCCGTCGGATGCATCCCTTACCAAAAGACCATCAACCGAATCAAGGAGAACGAGTGTGTCAGCTTGCCCAACCTGCTCGCCGTTCGGTACAATGCCCAGCTGAGGGACTTGCTCGCCGAGCTCAATGACAACCTCCCCGGAGCCagatttgttcttgccaatgtgtATGATCTGGTGATGGAGCTGGTCACGAACTACCGATCCTACG GCTTCAAGACTGCGAGCTACGCTTGCTGTGGCAATGGCGGGCAGTATCAAGGCATCATTCCGTGCGGACCGATGTCGTCCATGTGCGAGGATCGCGCAGGCTACGTTTTTTGGGATCCCTATCACCCGAGCGAGGCGGCCAATCTCTTCCTTGCCAAGTATATTGTTGATGGGGACTCCAAGTATGTATCTCCCATGAATCTTCGACAACTCCTGCGGCTTTGA
- the LOC103994266 gene encoding uncharacterized protein LOC103994266, translating to MGCCSSKQDVATGNTVSLRRPLRKESSVAFDSEASSTTTGSTATDDGSKRLHEVNGEEAQLASTESPDGVLSSAKRDAKDFEVSTDSDVDAVGTDHVEMAAGVHRGADASESKTSADETSKALQEKEETSTRGDVDDGESVGEHSADFKEAIFVEEAEEAVAISEKNSSEKAQTVSES from the exons ATGGGTTGCTGTAGCTCGAAGCAGGACGTGGCCACCGGAAACACGGTCAGCCTTCGTCGTCCTCTCCGGAAGGAATCGAGTGTGGCTTTTGACAGCGAGGCGTCCTCGACCACAACTGGCTCCACGGCCACCGACGACGGCTCCAAACGGCTACACGAAGTCAACGGCGAGGAGGCACAGCTCGCGTCCACGGAGTCACCGGACGGAGTCTTGTCGTCGGCAAAGCGAGACGCGAAGGATTTCGAGGTGTCGACTGACTCCGACGTCGATGCGGTGGGAACCGATCACGTAGAGATGGCTGCGGGCGTGCATAGAGGCGCTGATGCTTCTGAATCGAAGACCAGCGCGGATGAGACCTCCAAAGCGTTACAGGAGAAAGAGGAGACGAGCACGAGAGGAGACGTCGACGACG GGGAGTCAGTGGGTGAACACTCTGCGGACTTCAAAGAGGCAATCTTTGTGGAGGAAGCAGAAGAGGCGGTGGCCATTTCAGAGAAGAACAGCTCGGAAAAAGCTCAGACTGTGAGCGAGTCATGA
- the LOC103993392 gene encoding classical arabinogalactan protein 26-like produces the protein MAIGTILVSVSSTLYHRKLLFSAFAALLLVVGKPRPAHSFPLKLKTSTISAAPGILPYDPKFSSLAPALAPDVMPVFPTPGGSAAAPPASSLPTIPSSPSPPNPDELQPNSATAPSGSAALTSAAARSRGSLGGVSVAMVAGLLLMWWLDVVGK, from the coding sequence ATGGCCATCGGCACCATCCTCGTCTCCGTTTCTTCCACACTGTACCACAGGAAACTGCTCTTCTCAGCCTTTGCAGCGCTGCTGCTTGTTGTGGGGAAGCCCAGGCCTGCTCACTCTTTCCCTCTCAAGCTGAAGACCTCCACCATCTCGGCGGCGCCGGGAATCCTCCCTTACGACCCCAAATTCTCGTCCCTTGCGCCGGCGTTGGCTCCCGACGTAATGCCGGTGTTCCCCACCCCCGGGGGCAGCGCCGCGGCGCCGCCGGCCAGCTCGTTGCCCACCATCCCATCCAGCCCGAGCCCGCCGAACCCCGACGAGCTGCAGCCCAATTCGGCCACCGCTCCTTCCGGCTCCGCCGCCCTGACGTCGGCCGCGGCGCGCTCCAGGGGCAGCCTCGGCGGCGTGAGCGTGGCCATGGTGGCTGGGCTCCTCCTCATGTGGTGGTTGGATGTCGTGGGCAAGTGA
- the LOC135587331 gene encoding superoxide dismutase [Cu-Zn]-like isoform X2 codes for MVKAVAVLGSTEGVGGVIYFSQEGNGPTMVNGNISGLSPGLHGFHVHEFGDTTNGCMSTGPHFNPTGEDHGDREDLVRHIGDLGNVIAGDDGTANFTMFDSKIALVGSDSIIGRAIVVHADPDDLGRGGHELSKTTGNSGARVACGVIGLQE; via the exons ATGGTTAAGGCTGTAGCTGTGCTTGGTAGCACCGAGGGTGTCGGTGGTGTTATCTACTTCAGCCAAGAAGGAAATG GTCCAACAATGGTGAACGGGAACATCTCTGGCCTCTCACCGGGACTTCATGGCTTCCATGTCCATGAATTCGGTGATACCACAAATGGCTGCATGTCCACTG GGCCACACTTCAATCCAACCGGAGAAGATCACGGGGATCGCGAAGATCTGGTCCGTCATATTGGTGATCTTGGAAATGTGATAGCTGGAGACGATG GCACTGCCAATTTTACCATGTTTGACAGCAAG ATCGCACTCGTCGGATCTGACTCCATTATTGGCAGAGCTATTGTTGTGCATGCGGATCCTGATGATCTTGGAAGGG GTGGGCATGAACTTAGCAAGACCACTGGAAATTCTGGTGCAAGAGTAGCCTGTG GTGTCATTGGGCTTCAGGAGTGA
- the LOC135587333 gene encoding probable nucleolar protein 5-2, which translates to MLVLFETPAGFALFKVLDEGKLDKVEDLWKEFATSESARQIVKLKAFNKFENTSDALSAATLLIDSKPSKGLRKFLRAHCDGETLAVADSKLGNAIKEKLKIDCLHNNAVMELMRGLRNQLTELISGLAVQDLAPMSLGLSHSLSRYKLKFSPDKVDTMIIQAIGLLDDLDKELNTYAMRVREWYGWHFPELSKIVQDNIQYAKVVKLMGNRTNAVNLDFSEVLSEDTEAELKEAAVISMGTEVSDLDLANIKELCDQVLALSEYRAQLYDYLKSRMNTIAPNLTALVGELVGARLIAHGGSLLNLAKQPGSTVQILGAEKALFRALKTKHATPKYGLIFHASLIGQAAPKIKGKISRSLAAKTALAIRYDALGDGQDNTMGLENRAKLEARLRVLEGRELGRSAGSTKGKPKIEFYDKDRKKGAGALITPAKTYNPSADLVLGQTTDPAPKKPDSEHEVARPKRKHGEAELAPTGEAAEGSLKEEGDGEGEKRKKKKRKVESVDTVDQIPMDEAEEPMKKKKKKKDEAHASELANRDDSAAPESKEELSKEEKKKKKKKQAEEVQEAGDSASKKKDKKKKKKDKGQ; encoded by the exons ATGTTGGTGTTGTTCGAAACCCCTGCGGGCTTTGCCCTGTTCAAAGTTTTGGATGAAGGGAAGCTGGATAAAGTTGAG GATTTGTGGAAGGAGTTTGCTACATCAGAGTCGGCTAGACAG ATCGTGAAGCTGAAAGCTTTCAATAAATTTGAGAACACTTCTGATGCATTATCTGCTGCAACCTTGTTGATTGATAGCAAGCCCAGCAAGGGTCTCAGGAAGTTCTTACGTGCCCACTGTGATGGTGAAACCTTGGCTGTGGCTGATTCAAAACTTGGAAATGCCATCAAGGAGAAGCTG AAAATTGATTGCCTCCACAACAATGCTGTGATGGAACTAATGAGAGGGCTTAGGAACCAACTGACGGAACTTATATCTGGGTTGGCTGTGCAAGATTTAGCTCCAATGAGTTTGGGATTGTCACACAGCTTATCTAGATACAAGCTAAAATTCAGCCCTGATAAG GTGGACACAATGATTATTCAAGCCATAGGTTTGTTAGATGATCTTGACAAGGAGCTCAATACGTATGCCATGAGAGTTCGCGAATGGTATGGGTGGCATTTTCCAGAGCTTTCGAAGATCGTACAGGACAATATTCAGTATGCAAAGGTAGTAAAGCTGATGGGAAACCGTACGAATGCTGTCAATCTTGATTTCTCTGAG GTACTCTCTGAAGATACTGAAGCTGAGCTGAAAGAAGCTGCAGTGATTTCAATGGGAACTGAAGTTAGTGACCTGGACTTAGCAAATATTAAAGAACTCTGCGAccaagttcttgctctttcagagTATAGAGCGCAGCTTTATGATTACCTTAAAAGTAGAATGAATACCATTGCACCAAATCTGACTGCTCTTGTTGGGGAGCTTGTTGGAGCTCGTCTTATTGCTCATGGTGGTAGTTTATTGAATCTTGCAAAGCAACCAGGTAGCACAGTTCAGATTCTTGGTGCAGAAAAG GCCCTGTTCAGAGCTCTCAAGACCAAACATGCTACACCGAAATATGGGCTTATCTTCCATGCATCTCTAATTGGTCAGGCTGCACCAAAAATTAAAGGGAAGATTTCTCGTTCTCTTGCTGCAAAAACTGCTTTGGCTATAAGGTATGATGCTCTTGGAGATGGTCAAGACAACACTATGGGATTGGAAAATCGAGCTAAG CTCGAAGCTCGCCTTAGGGTTCTTGAAGGCAGAGAATTGGGTCGCTCTGCTGGTTCAACAAAAGGAAAGCCCAAGATTGAGTTTTATGATAAGGATCGAAAGAAGGGTGCTGGGGCTCTGATCACTCCAGCAAAG ACATATAATCCCTCAGCTGATCTTGTGCTTGGGCAAACCACTGATCCAGCTCCAAAGAAGCCAGATAGTGAACATGAAGTGGCACGACCAAAGAGGAAGCACGGCGAAGCAGAACTGGCACCTACTGGAGAAGCAGCTGAAGGCTCTCTGAAAGAGGAGGGCGATGGCGAAGgggagaaaaggaagaagaagaaaaggaaggtcGAGTCAGTTGACACTGTCGATCAAATTCCCATGGATGAAGCAGAAGAGCcgatgaaaaagaagaagaaaaagaaggacgAAGCACATGCGTCAGAGTTAGCAAACCGTGATGACAGTGCTGCTCCAGAATCCAAAGAGGAACTTAgcaaagaggaaaagaagaagaaaaagaagaagcaggCTGAAGAAGTGCAAGAAGCAGGTGATTCAGCAAGCAAGAAaaaggacaagaagaagaagaagaaagacaaGGGCCAGTGA
- the LOC135587329 gene encoding pentatricopeptide repeat-containing protein At4g19220, mitochondrial-like isoform X2: MIRGPRGFVLPTILPSRSLTSTAGPRRSKYLFQTPIANGSSISSLSTHYLLDEMSQTTMFAFRALNFLKGTFVEPDLVSSVHCLSLKANALSDLAARTSLLSAYARAQDLRSAMAIFDETAARDVIFWNAIISAYVLNCHYKSSFLLFQEMVESFGEFDSTTLLIMLMASSRMHYMNYGTTLHGTIMKRNFLMDGNLCNALIDMYAKCDNMSSSELVFEEMEVKDISSWNSMISGCTFNGFPERSVYYFREMRRSNVDADAVTLSSAVTACSLAEEYWGHGESVHALVIKMGKMTNKDIISWNTMIFGFSQNDSSKEEARALFCELLQSGPRCSVVTFLAILPSCTGAEDLRFGKALHACLIRYGLIISMSAMNALMLMYINCGDLSASILLFERLLPISDIVSWNTMIVGCVQNGYYKEALGMLTSMCSFLLPKPDSITFVSAVSACGNLGLLSYGQCLHGLALKSLVNFDIRVKNALLTMYFHCHDSKSAETLFKLNGDRNLCSWNCMISGFAQNKEGDKSLQLFQNMEGVRPNEFSIVGVICACTQLVDLSHGKEVNGYVFRFCLQRNTYILSALVDMYSKCGRLDIATRIFTSSNEKSIASWNSMISAYGFHGQGRRSIELFSWMCRLGVKATKSTFIALLSACSHCGLVDEGWKCYDAMSEKFGIEPTAEHHVCMIDLLGRAGRLGEAFEFLKRLPVEAKPGVWGALLSACHDHGDLDIGKTVAGKLFCLEPENTGYYVTLSNLFAYYEMWSEALRTRGMILDKGLLKPPGCSAIDVLSS; this comes from the exons atGATAAGAGGACCGAGGGGGTTTGTCCTTCCCACCATCCTCCCATCGAGAAGCCTAACATCGACAGCAGGACCTCGCAGATCGAAGTACCTGTTCCAAACTCCCATCGCCAATGGCTCGAGCATCTCTTCGCTATCCACCCACTACCTGCTCGACGAAATGTCTCAGACAACTATGTTTGCCTTTCGTGCTCTCAATTTCCTGAAGGGCACTTTCGTTGAGCCTGATCTTGTTTCTTCCGTCCACTGCTTGTCGCTTAAGGCCAATGCGCTCTCCGACCTTGCTGCCCGTACCTCCCTCCTCAGTGCATATGCCAGAGCTCAGGATTTGCGCTCCGCCATGGCAATTTTCGATGAGACCGCTGCGCGCGACGTCATATTTTGGAATGCGATTATTAGTGCCTATGTCCTTAATTGTCATTACAAAAGCTCTTTTCTGCTTTTCCAAGAAATGGTAGAATCCTTTGGTGAGTTCGATTCGACGACACTGCTGATCATGCTGATGGCTTCCTCTCGCATGCATTacatgaattatggaacaactcTTCATGGCACTATAATGAAGAGAAATTTTCTCATGGATGGTAATCTTTGTAATGCTTTGATCGATATGTATGCTAAGTGTGACAACATGAGTTCTTCAGAGCTTGTCTTCGAGGAGATGGAAGTTAAGGATATCTCTTCATGGAACTCTATGATCAGCGGATGCACATTTAATGGTTTTCCCGAGAGATCGGTGTATTATTTCAGGGAAATGCGCCGCTCAAATGTCGACGCAGATGCAGTGACCCTTTCGAGTGCTGTAACGGCATGCTCTTTAGCGGAAGAGTATTGGGGTCACGGGGAATCAGTGCATGCTCTTGTGATCAAAATGGG GAAGATGACTAATAAGGATATAATTTCATGGAACACCATGATATTTGGATTCTCTCAAAATGATTCGTCGAAGGAAGAGGCTCGAGCCTTGTTCTGCGAATTGCTTCAAAGCGGACCGAGATGCAGTGTGGTTACTTTCTTGGCAATTCTTCCTTCTTGCACTGGTGCTGAAGATCTTAGATTTGGGAAGGCACTTCATGCTTGCCTCATCAGGTATGGATTGATAATCAGTATGTCAGCTATGAATGCACTTATGCTAATGTATATTAATTGCGGTGATCTAAGTGCTTCCATCTTACTATTTGAAAGACTTCTACCCATATCAGATATTGTCTCATGGAATACAATGATAGTTGGCTGTGTGCAGAATGGTTATTACAAGGAGGCACTTGGCATGCTCACTTCTATGTGCTCCTTTCTGCTTCCAAAACCTGACTCCATCACATTTGTCAGTGCTGTATCAGCATGTGGGAACTTAGGACTGTTATCTTATGGCCAATGCCTTCATGGCTTAGCTCTGAAGAGTCTGGTAAATTTTGATATCCGTGTGAAGAATGCATTGCTGACCATGTATTTTCATTGTCATGATTCCAAGAGCGCGGAGACGCTGTTCAAATTAAATGGTGACAGAAATTTGTGTTCCTGGAattgcatgatctctggttttgcACAGAACAAGGAAGGTGACAAATCTTTGCAGTTGTTTCAGAATATGGAAGGCGTTCGACCAAATGAATTTTCCATAGTCGGAGTTATCTGTGCCTGCACTCAGTTAGTAGATCTCAGCCACGGCAAGGAAGTTAATGGCTATGTGTTCAGGTTTTGCTTACAAAGGAACACATATATACTGTCAGCGCTTGTCGATATGTACAGCAAGTGTGGAAGACTAGATATCGCCACTCGAATTTTCACAAGTTCTAATGAAAAATCTATTGCCTCTTGGAACTCCATGATTTCAGCATACGGGTTTCATGGACAGGGAAGAAGATCCATCGAGCTTTTCTCGTGGATGTGCCGTTTAGGCGTCAAGGCGACCAAAAGCACATTCATTGCTCTTTTATCTGCTTGTAGCCACTGTGGACTAGTCGATGAAGGATGGAAGTGCTACGACGCTATGTCGGAGAAATTTGGGATTGAACCCACTGCTGAGCACCATGTTTGTATGATCGATTTGCTCGGTCGAGCTGGAAGACTTGGAGAGGCTTTCGAATTCTTAAAGAGATTGCCCGTCGAAGCAAAACCAGGAGTATGGGGTGCTCTGTTAAGCGCCTGCCATGATCATGGCGATCTCGATATCGGTAAAACAGTGGCTGGGAAACTGTTTTGCTTAGAACCTGAAAACACAGGCTATTATGTTACGCTTTCTAACTTATTTGCGTATTATGAAATGTGGAGTGAAGCACTGAGAACAAGAGGCATGATTCTAGATAAAGGATTGTTGAAGCCCCCGGGCTGCAGTGCTATTGATGTACTCAGCAGTTGA
- the LOC135587329 gene encoding pentatricopeptide repeat-containing protein At4g19220, mitochondrial-like isoform X1, translated as MIRGPRGFVLPTILPSRSLTSTAGPRRSKYLFQTPIANGSSISSLSTHYLLDEMSQTTMFAFRALNFLKGTFVEPDLVSSVHCLSLKANALSDLAARTSLLSAYARAQDLRSAMAIFDETAARDVIFWNAIISAYVLNCHYKSSFLLFQEMVESFGEFDSTTLLIMLMASSRMHYMNYGTTLHGTIMKRNFLMDGNLCNALIDMYAKCDNMSSSELVFEEMEVKDISSWNSMISGCTFNGFPERSVYYFREMRRSNVDADAVTLSSAVTACSLAEEYWGHGESVHALVIKMGYEANTYSSLSNCLILFYFRCENVEAADAVFKGLANKNVVSWNAMIGGLLDNGRYDEFLNHFWEMQSKHMIQPDDTTLITIIPACRELNLLREGKSIHAFAIKKETDPLDSSVENALLDMYLECGDLNSSFLLFRKMTNKDIISWNTMIFGFSQNDSSKEEARALFCELLQSGPRCSVVTFLAILPSCTGAEDLRFGKALHACLIRYGLIISMSAMNALMLMYINCGDLSASILLFERLLPISDIVSWNTMIVGCVQNGYYKEALGMLTSMCSFLLPKPDSITFVSAVSACGNLGLLSYGQCLHGLALKSLVNFDIRVKNALLTMYFHCHDSKSAETLFKLNGDRNLCSWNCMISGFAQNKEGDKSLQLFQNMEGVRPNEFSIVGVICACTQLVDLSHGKEVNGYVFRFCLQRNTYILSALVDMYSKCGRLDIATRIFTSSNEKSIASWNSMISAYGFHGQGRRSIELFSWMCRLGVKATKSTFIALLSACSHCGLVDEGWKCYDAMSEKFGIEPTAEHHVCMIDLLGRAGRLGEAFEFLKRLPVEAKPGVWGALLSACHDHGDLDIGKTVAGKLFCLEPENTGYYVTLSNLFAYYEMWSEALRTRGMILDKGLLKPPGCSAIDVLSS; from the coding sequence atGATAAGAGGACCGAGGGGGTTTGTCCTTCCCACCATCCTCCCATCGAGAAGCCTAACATCGACAGCAGGACCTCGCAGATCGAAGTACCTGTTCCAAACTCCCATCGCCAATGGCTCGAGCATCTCTTCGCTATCCACCCACTACCTGCTCGACGAAATGTCTCAGACAACTATGTTTGCCTTTCGTGCTCTCAATTTCCTGAAGGGCACTTTCGTTGAGCCTGATCTTGTTTCTTCCGTCCACTGCTTGTCGCTTAAGGCCAATGCGCTCTCCGACCTTGCTGCCCGTACCTCCCTCCTCAGTGCATATGCCAGAGCTCAGGATTTGCGCTCCGCCATGGCAATTTTCGATGAGACCGCTGCGCGCGACGTCATATTTTGGAATGCGATTATTAGTGCCTATGTCCTTAATTGTCATTACAAAAGCTCTTTTCTGCTTTTCCAAGAAATGGTAGAATCCTTTGGTGAGTTCGATTCGACGACACTGCTGATCATGCTGATGGCTTCCTCTCGCATGCATTacatgaattatggaacaactcTTCATGGCACTATAATGAAGAGAAATTTTCTCATGGATGGTAATCTTTGTAATGCTTTGATCGATATGTATGCTAAGTGTGACAACATGAGTTCTTCAGAGCTTGTCTTCGAGGAGATGGAAGTTAAGGATATCTCTTCATGGAACTCTATGATCAGCGGATGCACATTTAATGGTTTTCCCGAGAGATCGGTGTATTATTTCAGGGAAATGCGCCGCTCAAATGTCGACGCAGATGCAGTGACCCTTTCGAGTGCTGTAACGGCATGCTCTTTAGCGGAAGAGTATTGGGGTCACGGGGAATCAGTGCATGCTCTTGTGATCAAAATGGGGTATGAAGCAAACACTTATTCTTCTTTATCAAATtgccttattttattttatttcagaTGTGAAAATGTGGAAGCAGCAGATGCAGTGTTTAAGGGACTTGCAAATAAGAATGTAGTTTCATGGAACGCGATGATTGGTGGGTTGTTGGACAATGGAAGATATGATGAATTCCTGAATCATTTTTGGGAGATGCAGTCAAAACACATGATTCAGCCTGATGATACTACACTAATTACCATTATTCCAGCATGTCGTGAGTTGAACCTGCTTCGTGAAGGGAAATCTATTCATGCTTTTGCCATCAAGAAGGAAACAGATCCCTTAGATTCATCTGTAGAAAATGCCTTGCTTGATATGTATTTAGAGTGTGGTGATCTGAACTCTTCATTCCTTCTATTCAGGAAGATGACTAATAAGGATATAATTTCATGGAACACCATGATATTTGGATTCTCTCAAAATGATTCGTCGAAGGAAGAGGCTCGAGCCTTGTTCTGCGAATTGCTTCAAAGCGGACCGAGATGCAGTGTGGTTACTTTCTTGGCAATTCTTCCTTCTTGCACTGGTGCTGAAGATCTTAGATTTGGGAAGGCACTTCATGCTTGCCTCATCAGGTATGGATTGATAATCAGTATGTCAGCTATGAATGCACTTATGCTAATGTATATTAATTGCGGTGATCTAAGTGCTTCCATCTTACTATTTGAAAGACTTCTACCCATATCAGATATTGTCTCATGGAATACAATGATAGTTGGCTGTGTGCAGAATGGTTATTACAAGGAGGCACTTGGCATGCTCACTTCTATGTGCTCCTTTCTGCTTCCAAAACCTGACTCCATCACATTTGTCAGTGCTGTATCAGCATGTGGGAACTTAGGACTGTTATCTTATGGCCAATGCCTTCATGGCTTAGCTCTGAAGAGTCTGGTAAATTTTGATATCCGTGTGAAGAATGCATTGCTGACCATGTATTTTCATTGTCATGATTCCAAGAGCGCGGAGACGCTGTTCAAATTAAATGGTGACAGAAATTTGTGTTCCTGGAattgcatgatctctggttttgcACAGAACAAGGAAGGTGACAAATCTTTGCAGTTGTTTCAGAATATGGAAGGCGTTCGACCAAATGAATTTTCCATAGTCGGAGTTATCTGTGCCTGCACTCAGTTAGTAGATCTCAGCCACGGCAAGGAAGTTAATGGCTATGTGTTCAGGTTTTGCTTACAAAGGAACACATATATACTGTCAGCGCTTGTCGATATGTACAGCAAGTGTGGAAGACTAGATATCGCCACTCGAATTTTCACAAGTTCTAATGAAAAATCTATTGCCTCTTGGAACTCCATGATTTCAGCATACGGGTTTCATGGACAGGGAAGAAGATCCATCGAGCTTTTCTCGTGGATGTGCCGTTTAGGCGTCAAGGCGACCAAAAGCACATTCATTGCTCTTTTATCTGCTTGTAGCCACTGTGGACTAGTCGATGAAGGATGGAAGTGCTACGACGCTATGTCGGAGAAATTTGGGATTGAACCCACTGCTGAGCACCATGTTTGTATGATCGATTTGCTCGGTCGAGCTGGAAGACTTGGAGAGGCTTTCGAATTCTTAAAGAGATTGCCCGTCGAAGCAAAACCAGGAGTATGGGGTGCTCTGTTAAGCGCCTGCCATGATCATGGCGATCTCGATATCGGTAAAACAGTGGCTGGGAAACTGTTTTGCTTAGAACCTGAAAACACAGGCTATTATGTTACGCTTTCTAACTTATTTGCGTATTATGAAATGTGGAGTGAAGCACTGAGAACAAGAGGCATGATTCTAGATAAAGGATTGTTGAAGCCCCCGGGCTGCAGTGCTATTGATGTACTCAGCAGTTGA
- the LOC135587331 gene encoding superoxide dismutase [Cu-Zn]-like isoform X1, which translates to MFKNMVKAVAVLGSTEGVGGVIYFSQEGNGPTMVNGNISGLSPGLHGFHVHEFGDTTNGCMSTGPHFNPTGEDHGDREDLVRHIGDLGNVIAGDDGTANFTMFDSKIALVGSDSIIGRAIVVHADPDDLGRGGHELSKTTGNSGARVACGVIGLQE; encoded by the exons ATGTTCAA GAACATGGTTAAGGCTGTAGCTGTGCTTGGTAGCACCGAGGGTGTCGGTGGTGTTATCTACTTCAGCCAAGAAGGAAATG GTCCAACAATGGTGAACGGGAACATCTCTGGCCTCTCACCGGGACTTCATGGCTTCCATGTCCATGAATTCGGTGATACCACAAATGGCTGCATGTCCACTG GGCCACACTTCAATCCAACCGGAGAAGATCACGGGGATCGCGAAGATCTGGTCCGTCATATTGGTGATCTTGGAAATGTGATAGCTGGAGACGATG GCACTGCCAATTTTACCATGTTTGACAGCAAG ATCGCACTCGTCGGATCTGACTCCATTATTGGCAGAGCTATTGTTGTGCATGCGGATCCTGATGATCTTGGAAGGG GTGGGCATGAACTTAGCAAGACCACTGGAAATTCTGGTGCAAGAGTAGCCTGTG GTGTCATTGGGCTTCAGGAGTGA